The following coding sequences lie in one Bacteroides helcogenes P 36-108 genomic window:
- a CDS encoding efflux RND transporter periplasmic adaptor subunit: protein MLMIRNKLLSSFLLCGIVLLSGCKHSSKSQETFGYRIQGDTVYVLDRDWARSIKIMEVETAPFSKEVVTAGTVRPISNRYANIVPPFAGRVVRSYINIGQKVSQGTPLFEISSPDFTSAQKNYFQALSSREFARKNMRRKEDLFNAGVSSRRELEEAQNVQLIADKDFENAQTALYVYKVKDMHSMSLGQPLVVYSPISGLIIEDNIVSGQYLKDDSAPIVVVADLSKVWISAQVKEKDIRFIRKGSNLNIEIAALPGVLIKGTVCHIEEAVDEDTRSIRVLSECENNGGLLKLGMYITVHFLSNPMNMVKIPETALLQGESDSFVYVQVAPDTFVYRSVEVETTDGGNAVISKGLRAGEKVISEGGYCLK, encoded by the coding sequence ATGCTTATGATAAGAAATAAATTATTGTCATCGTTTCTGTTGTGTGGGATCGTACTTTTGTCTGGATGCAAACATTCCTCAAAGTCACAAGAGACTTTTGGCTATCGCATTCAAGGAGATACTGTTTATGTGCTGGATAGAGACTGGGCCAGAAGTATCAAGATAATGGAAGTTGAGACGGCTCCTTTCTCAAAGGAAGTGGTTACGGCCGGAACTGTACGGCCTATTTCGAATCGATATGCCAATATCGTTCCTCCTTTTGCAGGAAGAGTTGTCCGGTCATATATTAATATAGGGCAAAAGGTCAGTCAGGGGACTCCGTTGTTTGAAATCAGCAGTCCGGATTTCACGTCTGCCCAAAAGAACTATTTTCAGGCTCTGTCATCCCGTGAGTTCGCCCGAAAAAATATGCGGCGTAAAGAGGATCTTTTCAATGCTGGTGTCAGTTCACGAAGGGAGTTAGAGGAAGCGCAGAACGTCCAACTGATAGCGGATAAGGATTTCGAGAATGCACAAACAGCTTTATATGTTTACAAGGTAAAAGACATGCATTCAATGTCGCTTGGTCAACCTCTTGTTGTCTATTCTCCTATCTCCGGTCTGATTATTGAGGACAATATCGTGAGTGGCCAGTATTTGAAGGATGATTCTGCTCCGATAGTAGTGGTAGCCGATCTTTCTAAAGTGTGGATATCCGCACAGGTCAAAGAGAAGGATATTCGCTTCATCCGCAAAGGAAGCAATCTGAACATCGAGATTGCCGCTCTGCCAGGTGTTCTTATAAAAGGTACTGTCTGTCATATTGAAGAAGCTGTTGACGAGGATACCCGTTCCATTCGGGTCCTTTCTGAGTGCGAGAACAATGGCGGGCTACTTAAGCTGGGCATGTATATCACGGTGCATTTTTTGAGTAATCCGATGAATATGGTAAAAATTCCCGAAACGGCACTTCTGCAAGGAGAATCGGATAGTTTCGTTTATGTGCAGGTTGCACCGGATACTTTTGTGTATCGTAGTGTGGAAGTAGAAACGACCGATGGTGGCAATGCTGTCATCAGCAAGGGACTTCGTGCAGGAGAAAAGGTTATCAGTGAGGGTGGATATTGTCTAAAATAG
- a CDS encoding RagB/SusD family nutrient uptake outer membrane protein — MQYKYLNISINLLRKMIAIVQATVFLLSCDFDPVDYIDESKIFTSVERLDNAALGVYEAWYPEYIIRISSLITDECAIGAQNLGLDAIGQSIFRWTFSSDDDDVLAPWANGYKVIGRVNKILEKIDTVPVRDEEEEQKKRSIKGELLAIRAFVHFDLYRVYGYSGIYDATAPAVPYMKICKMNSQPSRPDTGSFFSDLWHDIEEAESLKPVNDVIRVGMTAIECLHARVALYAEKYQEAADYAGKVIHKIALTSSTEFPLLWDDNENGEIIFKLKRSKVNDIRPGDLFYKTCSDKVLFTPSRKLLDMYDIDSDVRYKSWYAKSSDHSSLYLITKYTGTNENRNLNDVKMLRVSEMYLIRAEALLRSGKHSVIYLASKDLNDLRAHRISNYKNENFFNNPDGLLNAIIEERFKELSYEGHRYFDLKRLGKSIERTANFAASSDILDVASPCYFIPIPQSEVLSNPNIRPNNKGW, encoded by the coding sequence ATGCAATATAAATATTTAAATATCTCAATCAATCTATTGCGAAAAATGATTGCTATTGTGCAAGCAACAGTCTTTCTGTTATCTTGTGATTTTGACCCTGTGGACTATATCGATGAAAGCAAAATATTCACTTCTGTGGAAAGGCTGGATAATGCTGCTTTGGGAGTTTATGAAGCCTGGTATCCCGAATATATTATACGCATATCTTCGCTAATCACGGACGAATGTGCTATTGGTGCACAAAATCTGGGGTTAGATGCTATCGGTCAATCCATTTTCCGATGGACTTTCTCTTCGGATGATGATGATGTGTTGGCTCCTTGGGCAAATGGGTACAAGGTGATAGGGCGAGTTAACAAGATTCTTGAAAAAATTGACACTGTTCCTGTAAGGGATGAAGAGGAAGAACAAAAGAAAAGATCTATAAAAGGAGAGTTGTTGGCTATACGTGCTTTCGTCCATTTTGATTTATACCGTGTTTATGGTTATTCAGGGATATACGATGCTACTGCGCCGGCTGTGCCTTATATGAAGATATGTAAGATGAATAGCCAGCCTTCACGTCCCGATACAGGATCGTTCTTCAGCGATCTTTGGCATGATATTGAAGAGGCGGAGTCATTGAAACCGGTTAATGATGTCATACGGGTGGGAATGACTGCTATTGAATGTTTGCATGCAAGAGTAGCACTTTATGCGGAGAAATATCAAGAGGCCGCTGATTATGCAGGGAAGGTGATTCACAAAATAGCTCTTACATCTTCCACGGAATTTCCTTTATTATGGGATGATAACGAAAATGGAGAAATAATATTCAAACTGAAAAGGAGTAAAGTGAATGATATCCGCCCAGGAGATTTGTTTTATAAAACATGCTCCGATAAAGTATTGTTTACTCCCTCCAGAAAGTTGCTGGATATGTATGATATTGATTCAGACGTTCGTTATAAATCTTGGTACGCAAAAAGCTCGGATCACAGTTCATTGTATCTTATTACAAAATATACAGGAACGAATGAAAATCGTAATTTGAATGATGTGAAGATGCTACGTGTAAGCGAAATGTATTTGATTCGTGCAGAAGCTTTGCTTAGGAGCGGAAAGCATTCTGTGATTTATTTGGCTTCTAAAGATCTGAATGATTTACGTGCACATCGAATTAGCAACTATAAAAATGAAAACTTCTTCAATAATCCCGACGGTCTGCTGAATGCTATTATTGAAGAACGCTTTAAAGAACTGTCTTATGAGGGACATCGGTATTTTGATTTGAAACGCCTCGGAAAGTCCATCGAGCGAACTGCCAATTTTGCAGCAAGCTCGGATATATTAGATGTTGCTTCTCCATGTTATTTTATTCCGATTCCTCAGTCTGAGGTGCTCTCAAATCCTAATATAAGACCTAATAATAAAGGTTGGTGA
- a CDS encoding tetratricopeptide repeat-containing sensor histidine kinase has protein sequence MKNTILLFLLLITCPALHAQELHLDSLYREACRKQTAKSYLEVCETISKAKTVVRDSVLYLKCLNAAHGKLKANASDNALYHQMVGRWEESLQHFEAFKKSMHHALDLLGKNGDPERKARICNSMGSYYLTRNPDSAAIWLKKGIACISDKECEALASLYNDLAIASFYRGDVKEAALCLKKVVPILEAEHNDIALCSVYSSIASVYANENKRDSAFIYYQMAINKCDATKNHMRKTTILCNMASLYNGMKRFDEALKCASSALHEAQTGESRETLYYAYHIRAAVYRNMGREEEAVADARLALAMAEKDHSPQFYVRCAPTLMMAYHALNRQDSIDYYAKECEKNIKLLPPISQQVLHYYEVIGLICHERGQWAKSQVAYQHLIDALPTITLLPKEELYTMTSKNYAGLKDYRKAYFYLDSARVMKDSLQRQEISKQMSDFAVKYETKEKEVEIMKLQQEQLRQKSSNLRLTILLIILLFMILLVIVSFLNNKRMQRIKATRQKKETDLQLAHARIEGLERERKRIAMDLHDGVCNELLGIQFLLQADSPPDTEALLKLLETSRSNVRSISHELMPPSFQYANLKEILQDYILHLPRPDDMAIHYQATPATEWNVLDNTVSYELYRIAQEVMGNIVKYAKATDMYVKLIADGECRLMLEIADNGLPWEAPAEAEGIGLQTINDRLTSIHGEYRKERIDGMNRIQIVLPQAAKLQ, from the coding sequence ATGAAAAACACCATCCTACTATTCTTGCTTCTTATCACCTGCCCGGCACTCCACGCACAAGAGCTGCACTTAGATAGCCTATACCGGGAAGCCTGCCGGAAACAGACCGCCAAAAGCTACTTGGAAGTATGCGAAACCATCTCGAAGGCAAAAACCGTGGTACGAGACTCCGTTCTCTACCTGAAATGTCTGAACGCAGCACACGGCAAACTGAAAGCCAACGCCTCCGACAATGCCCTATACCACCAGATGGTAGGAAGATGGGAAGAAAGCCTGCAACACTTTGAAGCCTTCAAGAAGAGCATGCACCATGCCCTTGATCTGCTTGGCAAAAACGGCGATCCGGAACGCAAGGCACGGATATGTAACAGTATGGGGAGTTATTACCTGACCCGCAATCCCGACTCCGCCGCCATCTGGCTGAAAAAAGGGATAGCCTGCATATCCGACAAAGAATGCGAGGCACTGGCCTCGCTTTACAATGATCTTGCCATAGCCAGCTTCTATCGGGGGGATGTGAAAGAAGCTGCTCTCTGTCTGAAAAAGGTGGTTCCCATCCTCGAAGCCGAGCACAACGACATCGCCCTGTGCAGCGTATATTCCAGCATAGCCTCCGTCTATGCCAACGAAAATAAAAGAGATTCGGCCTTTATCTACTATCAAATGGCCATAAATAAATGCGACGCTACCAAAAACCACATGAGGAAAACTACCATCCTCTGCAACATGGCATCACTCTACAACGGCATGAAACGTTTTGATGAAGCCTTGAAATGCGCTTCTTCCGCCCTGCACGAAGCGCAAACAGGTGAAAGCAGAGAGACATTATACTATGCCTATCACATAAGGGCAGCGGTCTATCGTAACATGGGGAGAGAAGAGGAAGCCGTGGCCGACGCACGTCTGGCACTCGCCATGGCCGAAAAAGACCATTCACCCCAGTTCTACGTGCGATGCGCCCCCACCCTGATGATGGCCTATCACGCCCTGAACAGGCAAGATTCCATAGACTACTATGCGAAAGAGTGCGAAAAGAACATCAAGCTGCTTCCCCCAATCTCGCAACAAGTGCTGCACTACTATGAAGTAATAGGCCTCATCTGCCACGAGCGCGGGCAATGGGCCAAGAGCCAGGTCGCCTACCAACATCTGATCGATGCACTGCCCACCATTACCCTGCTACCCAAAGAGGAGCTATACACCATGACCTCCAAGAACTATGCCGGCCTGAAGGATTACCGCAAAGCCTATTTCTACCTGGACAGTGCACGGGTGATGAAAGACTCTCTGCAACGGCAAGAGATAAGCAAGCAAATGTCCGACTTCGCCGTGAAATACGAAACCAAGGAGAAAGAAGTGGAAATAATGAAGCTGCAACAGGAGCAACTGCGGCAGAAGTCCTCCAACCTGCGCCTCACCATCCTTCTCATCATCTTATTATTCATGATACTGCTGGTTATTGTCAGCTTCTTGAATAACAAGCGTATGCAGCGCATCAAGGCCACCCGTCAGAAGAAAGAAACCGACCTGCAACTTGCCCACGCACGCATCGAAGGACTGGAGAGAGAACGGAAAAGAATAGCCATGGATCTGCATGATGGCGTGTGCAACGAACTGCTGGGAATACAGTTCCTGCTGCAAGCGGACTCTCCCCCCGACACGGAGGCACTGCTGAAGCTACTGGAAACATCGAGAAGCAACGTCCGCAGCATCTCACACGAACTGATGCCCCCCTCCTTCCAATACGCCAATCTCAAAGAGATTCTGCAAGACTATATACTGCACCTGCCTCGTCCCGACGACATGGCGATACATTATCAAGCCACTCCGGCAACGGAATGGAATGTGCTGGACAATACTGTGAGCTATGAACTATATCGCATTGCGCAAGAGGTAATGGGCAACATCGTGAAATATGCCAAAGCAACTGACATGTATGTAAAGCTTATCGCCGATGGAGAATGCCGTCTCATGCTGGAAATAGCAGACAACGGACTCCCATGGGAAGCCCCCGCCGAAGCAGAGGGCATAGGACTGCAAACCATCAACGACCGACTCACCAGCATTCACGGAGAGTATCGCAAAGAGAGGATAGACGGAATGAACCGGATTCAGATTGTACTGCCGCAAGCAGCCAAGTTGCAATGA
- a CDS encoding TolC family protein yields the protein MRTNNIYILFLSVMLAVPFTGLRAQTDTMYPPRQNLTFGAYLNRVGKQNLEYLASQLNVSIAEAELAAARVLPDPLFNFEGNKETYKLGLSCSLELGKRCARVKLMRSQSELEKLALEQGFQVLRAQATELYLDAILQRELLKVKESSYRYMVSLSRSDSLRCVLGEIAENDARQSRVEAMNLLNEVYDQESAYHSSLVGLNRFMGMAADTLSVPLENWGNQERDFALASLLELGKANRIDLLVASKNVDVNSQAYKLTCAGRRPDIGLSLSYEREWKSLLPQARYATVGVSVPLLFSTINKGAVKSAKYRIDQAVVMQKNVELQIQAEITHAWFVFEAERKKVAQYRSGVLEESLKVLDSVIYKYRHGETSILDVLMAQRAYNEIRQNYLKTINGYVVALVALEKSCGVWDICF from the coding sequence ATGAGGACAAATAACATTTATATACTCTTTCTCTCGGTTATGTTGGCTGTGCCATTTACCGGGCTCCGGGCACAGACAGATACGATGTATCCACCCAGGCAGAATCTGACTTTCGGCGCTTATCTGAACCGGGTGGGAAAACAGAATCTGGAGTATCTGGCAAGCCAACTGAACGTGAGTATAGCCGAAGCAGAGCTTGCGGCAGCGAGGGTACTGCCGGATCCTTTGTTCAACTTTGAGGGAAATAAAGAAACATACAAACTGGGGCTTTCGTGTTCGTTGGAACTGGGGAAGCGCTGTGCTCGCGTCAAACTGATGCGTAGCCAATCGGAATTGGAGAAGCTGGCACTCGAACAGGGTTTTCAGGTATTACGGGCACAGGCCACTGAACTCTATTTGGATGCCATCTTGCAGCGCGAGCTACTGAAAGTAAAAGAAAGCTCTTATCGGTACATGGTCAGCTTGAGCCGTTCAGATAGTCTTCGTTGTGTTTTGGGAGAGATAGCCGAGAATGATGCCAGGCAATCCCGGGTGGAGGCGATGAATCTTTTAAATGAGGTTTATGATCAGGAATCTGCCTATCACTCTTCGCTGGTGGGACTGAACAGATTTATGGGAATGGCGGCCGACACGCTGAGTGTACCCTTGGAAAACTGGGGTAACCAGGAACGGGACTTTGCGCTCGCGTCGCTGCTGGAACTGGGGAAAGCCAACCGCATCGACCTGCTGGTTGCTTCGAAAAACGTGGACGTCAATTCACAGGCATACAAGCTGACTTGTGCAGGACGCCGTCCGGACATAGGGCTGTCACTTTCTTATGAAAGGGAGTGGAAAAGCCTGCTGCCGCAAGCTCGCTATGCCACCGTTGGAGTATCTGTCCCTTTGCTCTTCTCTACAATTAACAAGGGAGCAGTTAAGTCGGCCAAATACAGGATAGATCAGGCTGTGGTTATGCAAAAGAATGTAGAGTTGCAGATACAGGCCGAGATTACCCATGCGTGGTTCGTCTTTGAAGCAGAAAGGAAGAAAGTGGCACAGTACCGGTCTGGTGTACTGGAGGAATCACTGAAGGTACTGGATAGCGTGATTTACAAATACAGGCATGGAGAAACCTCCATCCTGGATGTGCTCATGGCTCAAAGAGCCTATAATGAAATCCGGCAGAACTATCTAAAGACGATAAATGGCTATGTGGTAGCTCTGGTCGCGCTTGAAAAGTCGTGTGGAGTGTGGGATATCTGCTTTTAA
- a CDS encoding efflux RND transporter permease subunit — protein sequence MKKNIMFTIIQKRWAILCLFLMLGGLGYYSWKQLSIEAYPDIADVTSQIITQVPGLAAEEVEQQITIPLERAINGLPGMHIMRSKSTFGLSMITIVFEDGIEDYWSRQRVQERLAEVQLLYGAVPKLDPLTSPVGEIYRYIVESDKHSLRELTELQNWIIIPRIKEVSGVADVTNFGGIITQFQVEINPSKLEQYHCSLRQVTEAVENNNANVGGSVLNRGDLGYVVRGIGLIESLQDLGNIVVSSEAGIPVFLKDLGLLKYGNLERKGVLGYTDYKRNYSESLEGIVLLLKHENPSKVLDGIHEAVDELNNGGLPGGVRIHAFLDRTGLVNTTIDTVSHTLLMGMALVVLVLILFLGNWRGALLVSITIPTALLIAFILMHLTDIPANLLSLGAIDFGIIVDGAIVMMETVLKKREDHPGEYMEEKSIAFRVKEVGRPVMFSTFIVIMAYLPLFAFERVERKLFTPMAFTMSYAMLGALLVALLLIPGMAYIIYRKPCKIYTNRWLEKLRERYVFMLKNILKRPCGILMVASFILLVGIVLCITVGKDFLPELDEGSIWMQVNLPPGISVNKARTLSDTLRVHTMKYPEVTYIAAQAGRNDDGTDPFTPSHFEVSIGLKPYREWPAGKKKSDLIGELADEYATLPGFNVGFSQPMIDGVMDKIAGAHSELVVKVYGNDFRETRRIAESIVKALDSVPGAVDLSIDQEPSLPQLQIAMNRDAIARYGLNVSDVSDLIEVAIGGKTVAQLYQGDRRYDIICKYREDTRNTPEKIAGLMLTSSTGAKIPLSQVADIKLCVGESTITREMNKRHLTVKLNLRGRDLSSFLRDAEKAIDEKVNYNKNKYTVKWGGAFENQRRAYSRLTVIIPLTLVCMFILLYVTFGKFRQAGLVLFIVPLALFGGMLALNLRGMTLNVSSAVGFIAMFGLSIQNGIIMVSQINELRQRGSALFEAVQEGARRRFRPILMTSATTIIGLLPASMATNIGSDVQRPLATVIVYGLIFSTLISMFILPVFYYLIENKVLRNNDRHEDK from the coding sequence ATGAAGAAGAACATTATGTTTACGATTATACAGAAAAGATGGGCGATACTCTGCTTGTTTTTGATGTTGGGAGGATTGGGCTATTACTCTTGGAAGCAACTTTCTATAGAGGCTTATCCTGACATAGCTGATGTCACCTCTCAGATAATAACGCAAGTGCCAGGTCTGGCGGCCGAGGAAGTGGAGCAGCAGATTACCATTCCACTCGAGCGTGCTATCAACGGATTGCCCGGTATGCATATTATGCGCAGCAAGAGTACATTCGGATTATCCATGATTACAATTGTATTCGAAGATGGCATTGAGGACTATTGGAGTCGCCAGCGCGTGCAGGAAAGGTTGGCTGAGGTGCAGCTTCTCTATGGGGCGGTTCCGAAACTGGACCCACTGACTTCTCCGGTTGGAGAAATTTACCGCTATATAGTAGAAAGCGACAAGCATTCTCTGCGTGAACTGACTGAATTACAGAACTGGATTATCATTCCCCGCATTAAGGAAGTGTCTGGAGTGGCCGATGTAACTAATTTCGGGGGAATCATCACTCAATTCCAAGTGGAAATTAATCCTTCCAAATTAGAGCAGTATCACTGCTCTTTGAGGCAGGTGACCGAAGCAGTAGAGAACAATAATGCCAACGTGGGTGGCAGTGTGCTGAATCGGGGGGATCTTGGCTACGTTGTTCGCGGTATCGGCCTTATAGAGAGCTTGCAGGATTTGGGGAACATTGTGGTAAGTAGCGAGGCCGGAATTCCCGTTTTCCTCAAGGATCTGGGCTTGCTGAAATACGGCAATTTGGAAAGGAAAGGAGTCTTAGGATATACTGACTACAAACGTAATTATTCCGAAAGTCTGGAAGGCATTGTATTGCTTCTCAAACACGAAAATCCTTCCAAGGTTTTAGACGGTATTCATGAAGCTGTGGACGAACTAAACAATGGTGGTTTACCTGGAGGTGTTCGCATCCATGCTTTTCTGGACCGTACCGGTTTGGTCAATACGACCATTGACACGGTGTCCCACACCCTGCTGATGGGGATGGCACTTGTGGTTCTCGTGTTAATCCTGTTTCTTGGCAATTGGCGTGGAGCGCTGCTGGTATCCATCACCATCCCGACCGCCCTTCTCATAGCTTTCATATTGATGCATCTGACAGACATTCCGGCTAATCTTTTGTCTTTGGGAGCAATTGATTTTGGTATTATTGTCGATGGCGCCATTGTCATGATGGAAACGGTATTGAAAAAACGTGAGGACCATCCGGGAGAATATATGGAAGAAAAGAGTATCGCCTTTCGGGTGAAGGAAGTAGGACGTCCCGTCATGTTCTCCACGTTTATAGTCATCATGGCTTATTTGCCATTGTTTGCTTTTGAACGGGTGGAACGCAAACTATTTACACCGATGGCTTTCACTATGAGTTATGCTATGCTTGGAGCGCTGCTGGTAGCCTTACTACTGATTCCGGGAATGGCATATATCATTTACCGGAAACCTTGCAAGATATATACCAATCGATGGCTGGAAAAACTGCGTGAAAGATACGTGTTCATGCTTAAAAATATCCTAAAAAGGCCATGCGGAATTCTTATGGTAGCTTCTTTTATTTTGCTGGTTGGCATTGTACTGTGCATCACAGTAGGAAAAGACTTCCTACCGGAGTTGGACGAAGGTTCCATCTGGATGCAGGTGAACCTTCCGCCCGGCATTTCGGTAAACAAAGCCCGGACTTTGTCTGATACCTTGCGAGTACATACTATGAAATATCCTGAAGTTACTTATATCGCTGCGCAAGCAGGGCGCAATGATGACGGTACAGATCCTTTTACTCCCTCACACTTTGAGGTATCTATCGGTTTGAAGCCTTACCGTGAATGGCCGGCGGGAAAAAAGAAAAGTGACCTCATTGGTGAACTGGCAGACGAGTATGCCACTCTACCTGGTTTCAATGTCGGATTTAGCCAGCCGATGATTGACGGGGTGATGGATAAGATTGCCGGTGCGCACAGCGAACTGGTAGTCAAGGTATATGGCAATGATTTCCGAGAGACACGTCGGATTGCGGAAAGCATAGTTAAAGCATTGGACTCTGTTCCGGGAGCTGTTGACCTGAGCATAGACCAAGAACCGTCTCTACCACAGTTGCAAATTGCCATGAATCGTGATGCCATAGCCCGTTATGGCCTGAATGTGTCGGACGTTTCTGATCTGATAGAAGTGGCAATTGGTGGCAAGACCGTAGCCCAACTTTACCAAGGTGACCGTCGGTATGACATCATTTGCAAATATAGGGAAGATACACGGAATACGCCCGAAAAGATTGCCGGGCTAATGCTGACTTCCTCTACCGGAGCAAAGATACCTCTCTCTCAGGTGGCTGACATCAAACTTTGCGTCGGAGAGAGTACCATCACTCGTGAAATGAACAAGAGACACCTGACCGTAAAGCTGAATCTTCGCGGGCGTGACCTTTCCTCTTTCCTTAGAGACGCTGAAAAGGCAATTGACGAAAAAGTGAACTATAACAAGAATAAATACACCGTCAAATGGGGGGGAGCATTTGAAAATCAACGCCGGGCGTACTCCCGACTGACTGTTATCATCCCTTTGACCTTGGTATGTATGTTTATTTTGTTGTATGTCACTTTTGGAAAATTCCGTCAGGCAGGCTTGGTACTTTTCATTGTACCATTGGCTCTGTTCGGAGGAATGCTGGCACTGAACTTACGAGGTATGACGCTCAACGTGTCCTCAGCCGTGGGCTTCATTGCTATGTTTGGGCTTTCCATACAGAACGGCATTATCATGGTTTCGCAGATCAACGAATTGCGACAGAGAGGTTCAGCGCTCTTCGAGGCCGTACAAGAGGGTGCACGTCGACGTTTCCGACCGATTCTGATGACTTCCGCCACTACAATTATTGGCTTGCTGCCTGCTTCGATGGCAACTAATATTGGTAGCGACGTGCAGCGGCCTTTGGCCACAGTCATTGTGTATGGTTTGATATTTTCGACTTTGATCTCTATGTTTATCTTACCTGTATTTTATTATCTGATAGAAAACAAAGTATTGAGAAATAATGATAGACATGAGGACAAATAA